A section of the Lynx canadensis isolate LIC74 chromosome A1, mLynCan4.pri.v2, whole genome shotgun sequence genome encodes:
- the LOC115513655 gene encoding LOW QUALITY PROTEIN: butyrophilin-like protein 10 (The sequence of the model RefSeq protein was modified relative to this genomic sequence to represent the inferred CDS: inserted 1 base in 1 codon): protein MANTQGRDIFPPSCSIIFLLLQLLSCSLSANGKADFSVSGPGQPVLAMVGESVKLRCHLSLNISVKDMEVRWYREELSPAVHLRKKGKDVTEEQMWQYEGRTTFLMSGLAQDQAVLTIHNVMVFDNGTFHCKFKDGMASAETTLWLRVAGLGSEPRIQVRAGRDEGIRAECTSEGWYPEPQVEWRDFRGQTLPSTTNLTVSPTTGLFAVVSNVTVWDRDVGNLSCSISNPLLQERMEAKICLPDPLLAQLSRSFPSMAWRTVLPVILIVVGLVATGATCLFWKRQRDRDRVQLEEEKLYREEEQLSQGWPEDVIYVSPSLDPDTASPKLALSEDRKTVRRLFFEQELPNAPSRFDRDPCVLGLEQFSAGRYYWEVQVGHRKAWNLGVCLESLDRKGRIPKSPQHGLWALELYKKGFWALAFPRVRLHPSEPLHRVGVFLDCDAGRISFYSVSNGSLIYAFSGLSFSAPLRPFFCLWTHDPSPLTICSERQPPEALGPPQGEGQDRXGTLLQQDP, encoded by the exons ATGGCAAACACACAAGGTCGAGACATCTTTCCACCCAGCTGCTccatcatcttcctcctcctgcagCTTCTGTCCTGCAGCCTCTCTGCAAACG GGAAAGCCgatttctctgtctctggtcCCGGCCAACCGGTCCTGGCTATGGTGGGGGAAAGTGTGAAGCTGCGATGCCATCTGTCCCTCAATATCAGTGTGAAGGACATGGAGGTGAGGTGGTACAGGGAGGAGCTGTCCCCAGCTGTGCACCTGCGCAAGAAAGGCAAAGATGTGACTGAAGAGCAGATGTGGCAGTACGAGGGCAGGACGACCTTCCTGATGTCCGGGCTGGCCCAAGACCAAGCTGTTCTGACCATACACAATGTCATGGTGTTCGATAACGGGACCTTCCACTGCAAGTTCAAAGATGGCATGGCGTCTGCAGAGACCACCCTGTGGCTAAGGGTGGCAG GGCTGGGCTCTGAGCCCAGAATCCAAGTGCGAGCTGGCCGGGATGAAGGTATCAGGGCAGAGTGCACCTCGGAGGGCTGGTACCCAGAGCCCCAGGTGGAGTGGAGAGACTTCAGGGGACAGACCCTACCTTCCACGACCAACCTCACAGTGTCGCCAACAACGGGCCTCTTTGCGGTGGTGTCCAATGTGACTGTCTGGGACAGGGACGTGGGGAACCTCTCTTGCTCTATCTCCAACCCCCTCCTCCAGGAGAGGATGGAGGCCAAGATCTGCCTACCTG ACCCTCTTTTAGCTCAGTTGTCCAGAAGTTTCCCATCAATGGCGTGGAGGACAGTGCTGCCTGTGATCCTCATTGTAGTGGGACTTGTAGCAACTGGAGCCACCTGTCTTTTCTGGAAACGTCAGAGGGACAGGGATAGGGTACAGCTGGAAGAAGAGAAACTGTACAGAGAAGAGGAGCAGCTGTCCCAAG gCTGGCCAGAGGACGTCATCTATG TGAGCCCATCCCTGGACCCTGACACTGCAAGCCCCAAGCTCGCTCTCTCTGAGGACAGGAAGACTGTGAGGCGGCTGTTCTTTGAACAAGAGCTGCCCAACGCCCCCAGCAGATTCGACCGGGACCCCTGTGTGCTGGGCCTGGAGCAGTTCTCAGCTGGGAGGTATTACTGGGAGGTCCAGGTGGGGCACAGGAAGGCCTGGAACCTGGGCGTGTGTCTGGAGAGCTTGGATCGGAAGGGAAGGATCCCCAAGTCCCCTCAGCACGGACTCTGGGCCCTGGAGCTGTACAAGAAGGGGTTCTGGGCACTTGCCTTCCCAAGAGTTCGCCTGCACCCTTCGGAGCCCCTGCATCGTGTGGGCGTTTTCCTGGACTGTGATGCAGGCAGAATCTCCTTCTACAGCGTGAGCAATGGATCCCTCATCTACGCGTTCTCTGGACTGTCCTTCTCGGCACCCCTGAGGCCATTCTTCTGCCTCTGGACACATGACCCCAGCCCCCTGACCATCTGCTCAGAACGGCAGCCCCCAGAGGCCTTGGGGCCTCCTCAGGGTGAGGGACAGGACA TGGGAACCCTCCTCCAGCAAGACCCATGA